Proteins encoded by one window of Roseofilum reptotaenium CS-1145:
- a CDS encoding ABC transporter substrate-binding protein encodes MMASILPMHDVVLDIKFMKRRQFTNLSLFLLGLTLANCGQRQDSPTSLTSSGGDSVRIWWSQGYYPEETEAIRRLVQQWENDSGLPVELTLYSEGDILQEAERAISAGNPPDVLYSHDADLTFIPKLAWNNQLADVSSVIEAAESLYSPAVLNAVKYLNKTTGERSYYSAPITQMTNHIHYWQPLLSSLGQGEEAIPEGWDQFWAFWEQAQAPIRNQGRSDFYSMGLPMSASASDTFFVFEQFLAAFDVELVNSTGDLQVDKAQVREGIAQALSAYTQFYKQQYVPPEATNWGNADNNVTFLSRSTLMTINPTLSIPGSQRQDQSTYQQQLVTTPWPNKPNGDPMTSMVSIKQVVIFESSKYKDEAKKLLSYLIEPDNLKLYIQGSQGRFFPVMPQLLEDPFWQDSNDPHISTASKQFYRTRPFAQALNPAYSEVQSQNIWGTVIAEMVTKDLSAQAATDRAIAAIKTIFQDWQ; translated from the coding sequence ATGATGGCATCGATCTTGCCTATGCATGATGTAGTGTTGGATATCAAATTTATGAAACGGCGGCAGTTTACAAACTTATCTCTATTTTTGCTCGGTCTGACGTTAGCGAACTGTGGTCAACGTCAAGATTCTCCGACAAGCCTTACCAGCAGTGGTGGTGATAGTGTGCGGATTTGGTGGAGTCAGGGGTATTATCCAGAGGAAACGGAAGCGATCCGGCGGTTGGTGCAACAATGGGAGAATGATAGTGGCTTACCGGTGGAACTCACCCTTTATAGTGAAGGTGATATTCTTCAAGAAGCTGAACGGGCTATCTCTGCTGGCAATCCCCCCGATGTTCTGTATAGCCATGATGCCGATTTAACGTTTATTCCTAAACTGGCTTGGAATAATCAGTTAGCTGATGTTTCCAGTGTGATTGAAGCTGCCGAATCTTTGTATAGTCCAGCAGTCTTGAATGCAGTTAAATACTTAAACAAAACTACGGGAGAGCGAAGTTATTATTCAGCACCGATCACTCAAATGACTAATCATATTCATTATTGGCAACCGTTGCTCTCTTCCCTTGGTCAAGGAGAAGAAGCGATTCCTGAAGGTTGGGATCAATTTTGGGCGTTTTGGGAACAGGCGCAAGCTCCCATACGGAATCAAGGACGAAGTGATTTTTATAGTATGGGGTTACCCATGTCTGCTTCAGCCTCAGATACGTTCTTTGTGTTTGAGCAATTTTTGGCAGCTTTTGATGTGGAGCTGGTTAATAGCACGGGAGACTTACAAGTAGACAAGGCCCAAGTGCGGGAAGGAATTGCCCAGGCCCTATCCGCTTATACCCAGTTTTATAAACAACAATATGTTCCTCCAGAAGCAACAAACTGGGGGAATGCAGATAACAATGTTACTTTCTTGAGTCGTTCTACTTTGATGACGATTAATCCTACCTTGTCTATTCCTGGATCGCAACGACAAGATCAAAGCACTTATCAGCAGCAACTGGTCACCACTCCTTGGCCGAATAAACCGAATGGCGATCCAATGACATCAATGGTATCCATTAAGCAAGTTGTTATTTTTGAGTCTTCTAAGTACAAAGATGAAGCGAAGAAGTTGTTATCTTATTTGATTGAACCGGACAATCTCAAACTTTATATTCAAGGCTCTCAAGGGCGGTTTTTCCCGGTTATGCCTCAACTATTGGAAGATCCATTTTGGCAAGATTCTAATGATCCGCACATTTCAACAGCTTCTAAACAATTTTATCGGACTCGTCCATTTGCTCAAGCTTTGAATCCAGCCTATAGTGAGGTGCAAAGTCAAAATATTTGGGGGACAGTGATTGCCGAGATGGTGACGAAAGATTTATCCGCTCAAGCTGCCACCGATCGGGCGATCGCTGCCATTAAAACCATTTTTCAGGATTGGCAATAA